The proteins below are encoded in one region of Aequorivita iocasae:
- a CDS encoding flavohemoglobin expression-modulating QEGLA motif protein, producing MKAIAVTDKEELIGELADGQRTVKSLPNGGFLFLEHDVPFLLIYRKRPNDKATLRLARTGASYLIIGEDNFEYSREIISQLTERMSARFGSFFLMEIYSGPESSTEFVIRGPSHKLPVSLDVLRKALEKIQGTTYGVKLNARIEQTKQRQQKNESALMSIEEIKDCGGTLIGLEVPPVFRDGEGEVYPLYFRQFQESVAKAIQQSVFEFIRVQTSSKLASYYALGKRKIHKEVFRMDRELTQIENSYQFLLLVAPVNIQSIRNSFFESNFKKVEEYHYRLLPIDPDILKRKLYNLEIDQIDDPALSYLFHEKREELDQQLTMLKERGSKNFFYSSVRLYKGLDKNIVTEAELILQNIPEDIQNNNAELLDANAFAKMAEAEFEFFKQQDANFQSKVHIRQDVNVMMVSNGELYLPADYTLTHQEAQALIQHEIGTHALTHYNGKQQPLSQLGVGFADYDPLQEGIAVLSEYLIGSLSANRLRMLAGRVVAGAALMENAEFKEVFNLLYSTHNFSKENAFNITSRMFQGGGFLKDIIYLKGLVQLREYLMEGGNLEFLLAGKFALKHVPMITDLSARGLLQAPKLKPRYLQQKDFEQRIDKLKQGVSLSKLI from the coding sequence ATGAAGGCAATTGCTGTGACGGACAAAGAAGAACTGATAGGAGAACTTGCAGACGGGCAACGTACCGTCAAGAGTCTTCCAAATGGGGGTTTTTTGTTTTTGGAGCACGATGTTCCTTTTCTTCTTATTTATAGGAAGCGCCCCAATGACAAAGCAACTTTACGGCTAGCACGAACAGGAGCCAGCTACCTGATTATTGGGGAGGATAATTTTGAATATTCCCGTGAAATTATAAGTCAACTCACCGAAAGGATGAGCGCCCGTTTTGGTAGTTTTTTTCTTATGGAAATATACAGTGGGCCTGAAAGCAGTACCGAATTCGTGATTCGTGGTCCTTCGCACAAGCTTCCGGTTTCCTTGGACGTACTTCGCAAGGCACTTGAAAAAATTCAAGGTACAACCTATGGCGTAAAGTTAAATGCTAGGATAGAGCAAACCAAACAACGGCAGCAAAAAAACGAGTCTGCCCTAATGAGTATAGAAGAGATAAAAGACTGTGGCGGAACGCTCATAGGCTTAGAAGTACCCCCCGTATTTCGTGATGGCGAGGGTGAGGTATATCCACTTTATTTTAGGCAATTCCAAGAGAGCGTGGCCAAGGCTATTCAGCAATCGGTTTTTGAATTTATACGGGTACAGACTTCCAGTAAATTGGCCAGTTATTACGCTTTGGGGAAACGGAAAATCCATAAGGAAGTGTTTAGAATGGACCGTGAGCTTACACAGATAGAAAACAGCTATCAGTTTTTACTGTTGGTGGCGCCCGTAAACATACAGAGTATTCGAAACAGTTTTTTTGAAAGTAACTTTAAAAAGGTAGAAGAATATCACTATCGTCTCCTCCCCATTGATCCGGATATTCTCAAAAGGAAACTATACAACCTGGAAATAGACCAAATAGATGATCCCGCGCTCTCTTACCTTTTCCACGAAAAGCGGGAAGAATTGGATCAACAGCTAACTATGCTGAAGGAACGGGGCTCTAAAAACTTTTTTTACAGCAGTGTGAGACTCTATAAAGGGCTGGATAAAAACATAGTAACCGAAGCAGAATTAATACTTCAAAACATACCCGAAGACATTCAAAATAATAATGCAGAATTATTGGATGCAAATGCATTTGCTAAAATGGCGGAAGCTGAATTTGAGTTCTTTAAGCAACAAGATGCCAATTTTCAATCTAAAGTCCATATACGCCAGGATGTGAATGTTATGATGGTAAGTAATGGAGAACTCTATCTGCCGGCCGATTATACATTAACGCATCAGGAGGCACAGGCATTGATACAGCATGAAATAGGCACCCACGCCCTTACCCACTACAACGGCAAGCAACAGCCCTTAAGTCAGTTAGGTGTAGGCTTTGCAGATTACGACCCCCTACAGGAAGGCATTGCCGTACTTTCTGAATATTTAATAGGGAGTCTTTCCGCCAATCGTTTGCGGATGCTGGCTGGACGTGTAGTGGCTGGAGCGGCACTTATGGAGAATGCGGAGTTTAAAGAAGTCTTCAATCTGCTCTATAGTACCCATAATTTTTCAAAAGAAAACGCTTTTAATATTACTTCCAGAATGTTTCAGGGGGGTGGATTTTTAAAGGATATTATTTACTTAAAAGGCCTGGTTCAACTGCGTGAGTATCTTATGGAGGGTGGGAATTTGGAATTTCTGCTGGCAGGAAAATTTGCGCTTAAACACGTACCGATGATTACAGATTTATCTGCCCGGGGATTACTGCAGGCCCCAAAATTAAAACCAAGATACCTGCAACAAAAAGATTTTGAACAACGAATAGACAAACTTAAACAAGGGGTTTCCCTCTCTAAACTTATATAA
- a CDS encoding aldo/keto reductase: MKKLEMKEKHKLGLGGVAIGTGFENITEEQAHNILQQAWDLGIRYYDTSPWYGLTKSERRFGEFLNKQNRDEFLFSTKVGRLFKEVPKEEVPPTMWENPLPFDYYHDYSADATKKSIEDSLKRTGLDFIDIVYVHDLSEDQVGDRYEYHMEIAKKGAFKVLSDYRSQGIIKAWGMGVNKIRPILDCMEAADPDICLSATQYSILEHEDAVDRLLPAVKKQGVKLVSGAGYNSGYIAGRERYNYKPTIPKGMAEKRANIAAIAKKHDIDIITAAMHFVLAADEFVSIIPGASKIEQVQDNVKALNTKIPAAFWKELKDKKLIYEKAQTPL, encoded by the coding sequence ATGAAAAAACTGGAAATGAAAGAGAAACACAAGCTAGGACTAGGTGGCGTTGCCATTGGTACAGGCTTTGAAAATATTACAGAGGAACAGGCACACAACATTCTGCAACAGGCTTGGGATTTGGGCATTCGTTATTACGATACCTCCCCTTGGTACGGGCTTACCAAAAGTGAGCGCCGCTTTGGAGAATTTCTTAACAAACAAAATAGAGATGAATTTTTGTTCTCTACCAAAGTGGGGCGCCTTTTCAAGGAAGTGCCTAAGGAAGAGGTCCCACCTACTATGTGGGAAAATCCGTTGCCCTTTGATTATTACCACGATTATTCGGCAGATGCCACAAAGAAATCAATAGAAGATAGTCTAAAAAGAACGGGGCTTGATTTCATTGACATTGTATATGTACACGACCTTTCTGAGGATCAAGTGGGCGATCGGTACGAATATCATATGGAAATAGCCAAAAAAGGTGCGTTCAAAGTGCTTTCCGATTACCGTTCCCAAGGCATCATAAAAGCTTGGGGAATGGGGGTTAACAAGATACGCCCTATCTTGGATTGTATGGAAGCTGCCGACCCGGATATTTGTCTTTCGGCCACGCAGTACTCCATTCTTGAGCATGAAGATGCTGTGGACCGATTGCTGCCTGCCGTAAAAAAGCAGGGGGTGAAATTAGTTTCGGGGGCAGGCTACAATTCTGGTTATATAGCCGGTAGAGAGCGTTATAACTACAAGCCTACCATCCCGAAGGGAATGGCGGAAAAACGGGCAAACATAGCTGCCATTGCCAAAAAGCACGATATTGATATAATAACCGCCGCAATGCATTTTGTGTTGGCGGCAGATGAATTTGTGTCCATCATTCCCGGGGCAAGCAAAATAGAACAGGTTCAGGATAATGTAAAAGCCTTAAATACAAAAATCCCGGCAGCGTTTTGGAAAGAATTGAAAGACAAAAAACTTATTTATGAAAAAGCCCAGACTCCGCTTTAA
- a CDS encoding response regulator transcription factor: MSQNFKEVVNFWQSEYSNKIKNYKEYNTKEQLHRFATFFTMGESYYYVLNMHNLELDFISDSVTDFTGIAPEDVNMLQLLQQALPEEIELIQKKERIIKDFFVNFLRPDELLDYKILYPYKMVDHKGKHRTMIMQCTTLTLSENDAVEHVFTVHTDITHLKTTKTDTLSFIHLHGGKSYYNLPLDKEVFSPPKKLDDTPFTSLFTHREKEVITAIAQGLNAKEIAENFHLSPNTVKTHRKNILAKSGCSNAAELIAKSLLYNVIELNL; this comes from the coding sequence ATGTCCCAAAACTTTAAAGAGGTAGTAAACTTCTGGCAATCAGAATACTCGAATAAAATAAAAAACTATAAGGAATACAACACAAAAGAGCAGCTGCATAGATTTGCTACTTTTTTTACGATGGGCGAATCGTATTATTATGTGCTAAACATGCACAACTTGGAGCTTGATTTTATTTCCGATTCAGTGACTGATTTTACGGGCATAGCGCCGGAAGATGTTAATATGCTGCAACTTTTGCAACAGGCCTTGCCCGAAGAGATTGAACTTATACAGAAGAAAGAACGCATAATCAAGGACTTTTTTGTGAACTTTTTAAGGCCTGATGAACTGTTGGATTATAAAATACTATATCCCTACAAAATGGTGGACCATAAAGGAAAGCACCGTACTATGATTATGCAGTGTACCACCCTAACATTATCGGAAAATGATGCCGTAGAGCATGTGTTTACAGTGCATACCGATATTACACATTTAAAAACCACAAAGACTGACACTCTCTCCTTCATTCACCTGCACGGGGGCAAATCATATTATAACCTACCATTGGACAAGGAAGTTTTTAGTCCCCCAAAAAAATTAGACGATACTCCTTTTACCAGCTTGTTTACCCATCGCGAAAAAGAAGTTATCACTGCCATTGCCCAAGGACTTAACGCAAAAGAGATTGCCGAAAATTTTCACCTTTCCCCAAATACCGTGAAAACCCACCGGAAAAATATACTTGCCAAAAGTGGCTGCTCCAACGCTGCCGAACTTATTGCAAAAAGTCTGTTGTACAACGTGATCGAGCTAAATCTATAA
- a CDS encoding SprB repeat-containing protein, with product MFCALVLPGCSDSTDEASDPENSCENSGLQIESIEIEENMATATATGGTPPYEYEWSDGTQGNVYIGWSGTYMVTVTDSKGCTATREALLEGVYNFAGTWEMVVFQEDVPVGEYVEHYSTDCPDIVVNKTSMSGSYEFQLGEYEALFEYSITDSTINTNIEYNADCEIVSDLPDTETENTETGEGVVYFDGSNFVLNYFNGGEETVIILGQDRIKIADEEYERL from the coding sequence ATGTTTTGTGCCCTTGTACTGCCCGGCTGTTCCGACTCTACTGATGAGGCTTCAGATCCGGAAAATTCCTGTGAGAATAGCGGGCTCCAAATAGAATCAATAGAAATTGAGGAAAACATGGCCACCGCCACGGCTACCGGGGGTACGCCGCCCTATGAGTATGAGTGGAGTGACGGTACCCAAGGGAATGTATATATCGGTTGGTCTGGGACCTACATGGTAACCGTGACCGATAGTAAAGGATGTACTGCCACGCGAGAGGCTTTGCTAGAAGGGGTTTATAACTTTGCAGGCACTTGGGAAATGGTAGTGTTTCAGGAAGATGTGCCCGTAGGGGAGTATGTGGAACATTATAGTACAGATTGCCCAGATATTGTAGTAAATAAAACCTCTATGAGCGGCAGCTATGAATTTCAATTGGGGGAATATGAGGCCTTGTTTGAATATAGCATCACAGACAGCACCATAAATACCAACATTGAATATAACGCAGATTGCGAGATTGTATCTGATTTGCCCGATACCGAGACCGAAAATACCGAAACGGGAGAGGGGGTTGTGTACTTTGATGGCAGCAATTTTGTATTGAACTACTTTAATGGCGGGGAAGAAACCGTAATTATTTTAGGCCAGGACAGGATAAAAATAGCAGATGAGGAATACGAGCGGTTGTAA
- a CDS encoding DUF302 domain-containing protein produces the protein MSYYISTTLKNTSFKEAIEKTTAALKEEGFGVLTEIDIKATLKKKLDADFYNYTILGACNPHMAHQALQAENKIGTMLPCNVIVQEREPGTVEISAVDPAASMMAVQNDSLAGIAKEVQEKLTKVIKSI, from the coding sequence ATGAGTTATTACATCAGTACAACATTAAAGAACACAAGTTTTAAAGAGGCCATTGAAAAAACAACGGCAGCTTTAAAAGAAGAAGGTTTTGGGGTGTTGACCGAAATAGATATAAAGGCCACCTTAAAAAAGAAGTTGGATGCAGACTTTTACAATTATACCATACTTGGCGCCTGCAATCCGCACATGGCGCATCAGGCATTACAGGCGGAAAACAAAATAGGAACCATGCTTCCCTGCAACGTGATAGTGCAGGAACGCGAGCCCGGCACCGTTGAGATTTCGGCGGTAGATCCCGCGGCTTCCATGATGGCGGTACAAAATGATTCGTTGGCAGGCATAGCCAAAGAGGTTCAAGAAAAATTGACCAAAGTCATTAAAAGTATTTAG
- a CDS encoding TolC family protein: MKIKNITTLIAMLPTLLFAQQTVPISKAEVLEKVVQQNNKLKIGEQQVLAAKGDYNQTNAVFLPNITASHTGMATTNPLMAFGFKLNQEIVTQADFDPNKLNNPSQINLFATKFEVQQPLINVDGIFQRKAAKAKWEATQMQLARTGDYLSLETEKAYMQLQLAYKSVEVLETALKAANENLRLANNSFKQGYLQQSDVLAVQVRVTEVENQLQYAKSNVINASEYLAVLMNEEVSGVLKPTDSLMVSSELKAAETISNSRADIQAMEFAAEAYRQNYKADKMTFLPRLNAFGSYELYDDQIFQADANGYLFGAALTWNLFEGSKRFGKTQKSKAEFNKANLELEQYKAESQLELNKAKRMYQDAKNNLNLTELALEQSKEALRIRTNRFKEGLEKTTDLLMAETQFSQKQLEYYNTVFQHNYALAYLQFLTKN, translated from the coding sequence ATGAAGATTAAAAATATAACTACACTAATAGCGATGTTGCCCACGCTACTATTTGCGCAACAAACCGTCCCCATTTCCAAGGCAGAAGTGCTGGAAAAAGTGGTGCAGCAAAACAATAAACTGAAGATTGGCGAGCAGCAGGTACTTGCCGCAAAAGGCGATTACAACCAAACCAACGCGGTTTTCCTACCTAATATAACTGCGTCGCATACCGGAATGGCAACCACCAATCCGTTGATGGCTTTTGGTTTTAAGTTGAATCAGGAAATAGTTACCCAAGCCGATTTTGATCCGAATAAATTGAACAATCCTTCGCAGATCAATCTGTTTGCAACAAAGTTTGAAGTGCAACAGCCACTTATAAATGTGGATGGCATTTTTCAACGCAAAGCCGCAAAAGCAAAATGGGAAGCTACCCAAATGCAGTTGGCGCGCACGGGAGACTATCTTTCCCTTGAAACCGAAAAAGCTTATATGCAACTCCAACTTGCCTATAAAAGTGTGGAAGTTTTGGAAACCGCTTTAAAGGCCGCCAATGAAAACCTTCGGTTGGCGAACAATAGTTTTAAGCAGGGCTATTTGCAACAGAGCGATGTGCTTGCGGTGCAAGTACGTGTTACCGAAGTGGAAAACCAGTTGCAATATGCCAAAAGCAATGTGATAAACGCTTCGGAATATCTTGCAGTTTTAATGAATGAAGAGGTTTCCGGTGTTTTAAAACCAACGGATTCGTTGATGGTTTCTTCGGAATTGAAGGCAGCTGAAACAATTTCCAATTCCAGAGCCGATATACAGGCCATGGAATTTGCCGCCGAAGCCTACAGACAAAATTACAAAGCAGATAAAATGACTTTTCTACCAAGGCTGAACGCTTTCGGAAGCTACGAACTTTACGATGACCAGATTTTTCAGGCCGATGCCAATGGCTATCTGTTTGGAGCGGCCTTGACTTGGAATCTTTTTGAGGGTTCTAAACGCTTCGGAAAAACTCAAAAAAGCAAAGCGGAATTCAACAAAGCAAATCTTGAATTGGAGCAATACAAAGCCGAAAGCCAATTGGAGCTGAATAAGGCAAAACGAATGTATCAGGATGCAAAAAACAATTTAAACCTGACCGAGTTGGCGCTGGAACAATCAAAAGAAGCGCTCCGCATTCGTACCAACAGATTTAAGGAAGGTCTTGAAAAAACCACCGACCTTTTAATGGCTGAAACGCAGTTTTCACAGAAACAATTGGAATATTACAATACTGTTTTTCAGCATAATTATGCTTTGGCATATCTTCAATTCTTAACTAAAAACTAA
- a CDS encoding efflux RND transporter periplasmic adaptor subunit — MKKKYSLILFLAVLSFTACNNSSEEKNIDNTAAIPVNVSSVAAENNTPFLTASGKIEAANSATLSTRMMGFVDKVHVNVGEKVTKGQLLVSINNSDLSAKSAQTSAGITEAQAAFNNAEKDYQRFKNLFAENSASQKELDDQRARYEMAKARLEGAKQMKNEVQSQFAYVNLRAPFSGVVTNKFIEAGDMANPGVPLISVEGPGNFEVTASVPESEISKIKSGTEVQVIVKSSDKILPGTVTEVSTSAKNTGGQYLVKVVLDKTDADILSGMYATVQFPIERKADITTILVPKEAIVKRGQLTGIYTVSQSNTALLRWLRVGRTFGDNVEVLSGLAADENYIISSEGKLYNGAKITIKQ, encoded by the coding sequence ATGAAAAAAAAATATTCTCTAATTCTATTCTTGGCAGTACTCAGTTTTACTGCGTGTAACAATTCTTCCGAAGAAAAAAACATCGATAACACAGCGGCCATTCCAGTAAACGTGAGTTCCGTAGCGGCCGAAAATAATACACCTTTTTTAACCGCCAGTGGTAAAATAGAAGCCGCCAACAGCGCCACACTAAGCACCCGAATGATGGGCTTTGTGGACAAGGTGCACGTGAATGTAGGCGAAAAAGTTACAAAGGGACAATTGTTGGTGAGCATCAACAATTCAGACCTTTCTGCAAAAAGTGCGCAGACTAGCGCTGGTATCACTGAAGCACAGGCGGCTTTCAACAATGCTGAAAAGGATTATCAACGTTTTAAGAACCTCTTTGCGGAAAATAGCGCAAGCCAAAAGGAACTCGACGATCAACGCGCGCGTTACGAAATGGCAAAAGCCAGATTGGAAGGCGCAAAACAGATGAAGAACGAAGTGCAATCGCAGTTTGCCTATGTAAACCTTCGTGCGCCTTTCAGTGGCGTAGTTACCAATAAATTTATTGAAGCGGGCGATATGGCGAATCCCGGAGTACCATTGATTTCAGTAGAAGGCCCTGGCAATTTTGAAGTAACCGCTTCAGTACCCGAAAGTGAAATTTCTAAAATAAAATCAGGCACCGAAGTACAAGTGATTGTAAAATCTTCAGATAAAATACTTCCCGGCACGGTTACCGAAGTAAGCACTTCCGCTAAAAACACGGGTGGACAATATTTGGTAAAAGTGGTCTTGGACAAAACCGATGCCGATATTCTTTCGGGTATGTACGCCACGGTTCAATTTCCCATAGAAAGGAAAGCAGATATTACCACAATTTTGGTTCCAAAGGAAGCAATAGTTAAACGAGGGCAATTAACCGGGATTTACACCGTAAGCCAAAGCAACACGGCATTACTGCGCTGGTTGCGAGTGGGAAGAACTTTTGGCGATAATGTGGAAGTACTTTCAGGTTTGGCAGCAGATGAAAACTATATAATTTCTTCCGAAGGAAAACTTTACAACGGAGCGAAAATAACCATTAAACAATAA
- a CDS encoding efflux RND transporter permease subunit, which yields MKDGLAGKIAKLFIGSKLTVLLMIVFMVIGVYSSFLIPREEEPQIDVAMADIFVGYPGASPTEVESRVVKPLEKLVSNIPGVEYVYSTSSKEGAMVIVQFYVGEDIERSFVKLYNEMNKHMDLMPSGVTMPLVKPRAIDDVPMLGITLWSENYDDFQLKQISDELTQEIEKVNKVSTTHKIGGRNRQLRVILDKDKLASSGLDFLGVAEMIKANNQQMSSGSFDKNDTEFLVTTGSFLKSATDVENLVVGVQQNQPIYLKQVAAIFDGPEIPRQYVSFGFGGASENISNYPSEYPAVTISVAKRKGADAMKIADVIIDKVDHLRSNLIPDDVHVEITRNYGETASHKVSELLMHLIGAIIAVTLVVMLAMGWRGGLVVFLSVPITFALTLLSYYLLDYTLNRITLFALVFVTGIVVDDSIIIAENMHRHFKMKRLPFKQAAIYAINEVGNPTILATFTVIASVLPMAFVSGLMGPYMSPMPIGASIAMILSLFVALTITPYLGYIFLREKEKKGKAPKPEKPLENTFIYRIYSKLETPLIENKKTRWLFLGITVVMLLGSIMMFFTKSVAVKMLPFDNKNEMQVVIDMPEGTTLERTAVVAREIGQYLSTQPLVVNYQNYVGTSAPITFNGLVRHYDLRGGSNMADIQVNLVGKEDRSEQSHEIAKQLRPRIQEIGRKFGANVKIVEVPPGPPVLSTIVAEIYGPDYDQQIAVAKKVENILNDTQDVVDVDWMVEADQKEYEFIIDKEKAMRYGVAPQQIVYTMSMALSDRPVTNLYAETATNQVGILLALDEKEKSTIQDISQLKIASKQGNMVSVGDLVTVQESTRAKSIYRKNQKRVVYVLADMAGELESPVYAILGMTDKLNNIALPAGYKMNELYLQQPEHEDDFTVKWDGEWQITLEVFRDLGIAFLGVIIIIYILIVGWFQNFKAPVVMMVAIPLSLIGIVLGHWIMGAFFTATSFIGMIALAGIMVRNSVLLIDFINLRTAEGIPLKQAVIEAGAVRTTPILLTAGTVVIGAFVILFDPIFQGLAISLMGGTIVSTVLTLLVVPLVYYMIERKNYKE from the coding sequence ATGAAGGACGGATTAGCAGGCAAAATTGCCAAGTTATTTATAGGCTCAAAGCTTACGGTACTGTTGATGATCGTGTTTATGGTCATTGGGGTGTACAGTTCGTTTTTAATCCCGCGCGAGGAAGAACCGCAGATTGATGTGGCCATGGCGGACATCTTTGTGGGCTACCCGGGAGCTTCCCCAACAGAGGTTGAATCCCGTGTTGTAAAACCATTGGAAAAACTGGTGTCCAACATTCCCGGCGTAGAGTATGTGTATTCCACTTCTTCCAAAGAAGGGGCGATGGTAATCGTACAGTTTTATGTGGGCGAGGATATTGAGCGATCTTTCGTAAAACTTTACAACGAAATGAACAAGCACATGGACCTAATGCCTTCAGGCGTTACCATGCCGCTTGTAAAACCCCGCGCCATTGATGATGTACCGATGCTCGGAATCACCCTTTGGAGCGAAAATTACGACGATTTTCAGCTGAAGCAAATTTCAGACGAGCTTACCCAGGAAATTGAAAAAGTAAACAAGGTTTCCACCACCCATAAAATCGGGGGCAGAAACCGACAGCTGCGGGTAATATTGGATAAGGATAAATTGGCTTCCAGCGGACTCGACTTTTTGGGCGTTGCCGAAATGATAAAGGCAAACAATCAGCAAATGAGCTCCGGCAGTTTTGACAAAAACGATACGGAGTTTTTGGTTACCACCGGAAGTTTTCTAAAATCAGCGACCGATGTTGAAAACTTGGTGGTGGGCGTTCAGCAGAACCAGCCTATTTATCTGAAACAGGTTGCCGCAATTTTTGACGGTCCCGAAATCCCGAGGCAATATGTTTCCTTTGGGTTTGGAGGTGCGAGCGAAAACATCTCCAATTATCCTTCGGAATATCCCGCCGTAACCATTTCGGTTGCAAAACGAAAAGGCGCTGACGCCATGAAAATTGCCGATGTGATTATTGACAAGGTTGACCATTTGCGAAGCAATCTGATTCCCGATGATGTTCATGTAGAAATCACCCGTAACTACGGTGAAACAGCTTCCCACAAGGTTTCGGAATTGTTGATGCACCTTATAGGTGCTATTATAGCTGTTACTTTGGTAGTGATGCTCGCTATGGGTTGGCGAGGAGGTTTGGTAGTGTTTTTATCAGTGCCCATCACCTTTGCTTTGACACTTTTGAGTTATTACCTGCTCGATTATACATTGAACCGGATCACCCTTTTCGCTTTGGTATTTGTTACGGGAATCGTAGTGGATGACTCCATCATCATAGCCGAGAATATGCACCGGCATTTCAAGATGAAACGCTTGCCGTTTAAGCAAGCTGCCATTTACGCCATAAACGAAGTGGGTAACCCGACCATTTTGGCAACCTTTACGGTAATCGCTTCCGTCTTGCCGATGGCTTTTGTTTCTGGATTGATGGGTCCGTATATGTCGCCAATGCCCATCGGGGCTTCGATAGCTATGATACTTTCGTTGTTTGTGGCACTGACCATTACTCCGTATTTGGGATATATCTTTCTTCGTGAAAAAGAGAAAAAAGGAAAAGCTCCCAAGCCCGAAAAACCTTTGGAGAATACTTTTATCTATAGAATTTATTCGAAACTGGAAACTCCTCTGATCGAAAACAAAAAGACACGTTGGCTGTTTTTGGGGATTACCGTCGTGATGCTTTTAGGTTCTATAATGATGTTCTTTACCAAATCGGTTGCCGTGAAAATGCTTCCTTTCGACAATAAAAACGAAATGCAGGTAGTGATCGATATGCCCGAAGGAACCACTTTGGAACGCACCGCAGTAGTTGCCCGCGAAATTGGACAATACCTTTCCACACAGCCCTTGGTAGTGAATTATCAAAATTACGTTGGTACTTCGGCACCGATAACCTTTAATGGTTTGGTGCGTCATTACGATTTACGTGGCGGTAGCAATATGGCCGATATACAAGTGAATTTGGTGGGCAAGGAAGACCGTAGCGAACAGAGCCACGAGATTGCAAAACAACTGCGACCGCGCATTCAAGAAATTGGAAGGAAGTTTGGCGCCAATGTAAAAATAGTGGAAGTGCCGCCGGGGCCGCCAGTATTATCAACAATTGTCGCTGAAATATATGGACCCGATTACGACCAGCAGATAGCAGTAGCCAAAAAAGTTGAAAACATTTTGAACGATACCCAAGATGTGGTTGACGTAGATTGGATGGTGGAAGCAGACCAAAAGGAATACGAGTTCATTATTGACAAGGAAAAAGCAATGCGTTATGGCGTGGCACCACAACAGATTGTTTACACTATGAGTATGGCGCTTTCAGATAGACCGGTAACCAATCTTTATGCTGAAACTGCCACTAATCAAGTGGGAATATTACTCGCTTTGGATGAAAAGGAAAAATCTACCATCCAGGATATTTCGCAGTTGAAGATTGCTTCAAAACAAGGCAATATGGTTTCGGTGGGCGATTTGGTAACGGTGCAGGAAAGCACCCGTGCAAAAAGCATTTACCGCAAAAACCAAAAACGTGTGGTTTATGTCTTGGCAGATATGGCGGGAGAGCTTGAGAGCCCTGTATATGCCATTTTGGGAATGACCGATAAGCTTAACAATATTGCATTGCCGGCAGGTTATAAAATGAACGAACTGTATTTGCAGCAACCCGAACACGAAGACGACTTTACCGTGAAATGGGATGGGGAGTGGCAGATAACTTTGGAAGTTTTCCGCGATTTGGGAATTGCCTTTTTGGGGGTAATCATCATCATTTACATTTTGATTGTAGGTTGGTTCCAAAACTTTAAGGCGCCAGTTGTAATGATGGTTGCCATTCCGTTATCGTTGATAGGAATTGTGCTTGGTCACTGGATTATGGGTGCATTTTTCACCGCTACATCCTTCATTGGAATGATTGCCTTGGCGGGAATTATGGTGCGAAACTCGGTGCTGTTGATTGACTTTATAAACCTGCGAACTGCAGAGGGAATTCCGTTAAAACAAGCCGTAATTGAAGCAGGCGCAGTGCGAACAACCCCAATATTATTAACTGCAGGAACGGTGGTTATTGGAGCATTTGTAATACTGTTCGACCCAATTTTCCAAGGACTTGCCATTTCGCTGATGGGCGGGACTATTGTTTCTACTGTACTAACACTACTTGTTGTGCCTTTGGTGTATTATATGATTGAACGGAAGAATTATAAAGAGTAA
- a CDS encoding YgaP family membrane protein, translated as MINRYIRAIAGTFILISLLLAVYVNINWLWFTGFVGVNLLQSSFTKWCLMEKILKKLGVDN; from the coding sequence ATGATTAACAGATATATTAGGGCAATTGCCGGGACTTTTATTTTGATTAGCCTTCTTTTGGCTGTGTATGTAAATATCAACTGGTTGTGGTTCACAGGGTTTGTGGGCGTCAACTTGCTGCAATCATCTTTTACAAAGTGGTGCTTGATGGAAAAAATTTTAAAAAAACTGGGTGTTGACAATTGA
- the hpf gene encoding ribosome hibernation-promoting factor, HPF/YfiA family, whose translation MTINIQYVKMPTSEAMNEYVEKKLQKLADKYEWLIRADVSFKMENNVYGKGNICEMELSLPGPKIFATSKEATFEAAAKETISDLEKQLKKRKAKFTIH comes from the coding sequence ATGACTATAAACATTCAATATGTGAAAATGCCTACCAGCGAGGCTATGAACGAATACGTAGAAAAGAAACTACAAAAACTTGCCGATAAATATGAATGGCTCATTAGGGCTGATGTAAGTTTTAAGATGGAAAACAACGTGTACGGCAAGGGAAATATTTGTGAAATGGAACTGAGTCTTCCGGGACCAAAAATCTTTGCAACATCAAAAGAAGCAACCTTTGAGGCAGCCGCTAAAGAAACAATTTCCGATTTGGAAAAGCAGCTTAAAAAACGAAAGGCAAAATTCACAATCCATTAA